The DNA sequence GGTCTGGACTATTGAAGGGGAATCCTTAAAGCAGATGAAGACAAGATGAAGAGGGTGGACTTTGATGGGATGAGTAAGAGGGAGGTGGGAAGGGCTACGATCCACGGTGTGCTTTCTTTCCATATTATTTCAATTATCATAaggataataaaaaaagttttggcTGTCCAGAACTGTAGTCAAGCAGCAGAGCAAAGTAAGTGCGACTGAGAGCCTGCCACACTAAATGTTGTCTTCCTATATGTTTTCTTTACATTCTCACTATCATTCTATCTCTCATCTGCCTTCATATCCCTCCTGTCCCCCACAAGCTGTCAAGCTAAAGAGCAATAGTCCCTCTGTGGCTTGCCCCTCTACAGAGGGAAGACCAGAAAGCCAGAGAAGGTGGAGTACTTCCAGCCGCCCATCAGGTTGCCTCGCTCCAGCTTGAGGTAGGCACGGTCACCTTTCTCCATTTGAATCAGAACACCATTACTGGCCGCTTCGCGTGTGACGTCCTGATCACCGGCGAAGGCGGAGATCACTGGCCAGCCATTGTGCATCAGGCTCACCTGTAACATGGAAGCATATAAATTAGCTGGTCGAATCCCACTGGTGCGAAAGGACgtactttcttttttctgtctaATTTTGCTTAAAGAAACTGAAAAGTGATTTTTCTTGAACAATTGAGCATATAAATTACTAAACAGGTATTGCCTGGCTGaataaaacacacatacaaaacacCAATGGgacaaataaaagcctgttttaATCTAACCAACAATAACATGCATAATCTATACATGTTTGTTCCCTTTCTTTTGCTCGCTGACAAGTCCCTTGATAATATAGTAGATAGCTCCCCACAAAATCATAAATGTTGATCAAAGCATTTATGGGTCTTTGCCAGGGGAAATGAAAATGGCACATTGCTTTATTTGTGTCCGTTTTTCTTTGCCAGCCATTCTCAGACAGAGCCAGAAGAAGGGCGAAAATGATACTGCTAAGAGCTCTCAGGGAGGAATAAGCTTGTGATTATTGGAAAGGCACCTTTGAATGTTGTGCATGACGATCAGATACACAAAATCAGATGCAATCATTATCAATATGCAAAAACCCTGTTACACAATGATAAACCACTCTTATACAGAGATAAAAAGCCACAAAAGGCTCACCAATAACAAACCCTCATGAGGAGTCATGACTCAATGCACTTTTTCACACGTGACACTCTATATCGTTTTTCCGCCTGACTTTAACCTGTCAAAAAGGCCTTGTGATTCTAATTACATCCTCATTCTTCAAATACATGTAAAACATACAAATGAACCATTGTATGGAAAAACTCAAAAACAAGATGTGAGATAATGTGAACGGATCTTAACACACAATTTAGTGCTGCATTCAACTGAACCGACAGACAGCTTCCTGTCCAAATGACGCAGTGAAGTGATGGAGGACAAcccccttctctttctctctctctctctcagtccctTTGCCTGTCTCAGTCATACATAATGGTTGGACACGAGCGAGACGACAAAATATTTTTCCTCCTCCTTTGTCATATCTATTCACAAGGGCATTATTTTAGGTCAGAGAGTAATTTTCTTAATTACCGTCTGTCACATCTGTGGGTTCATAGAGAATTGTGCTCCACAAAATATGGGCAGTAATCGATATTCAAATGCAGCTGTCTGCTGCTTTGTCTATTGAAAATTGTTGCTTTAAGCTTTGTATAAGAACTTTCTGTGACAATTAGACTCCTCAGTCTGTGTCAGTATCCCCAAAGCCAACAAAATAGGTGTTAACTAAATCATGTGTGTGAGTTTTATGACGCAATTAACTTATAATGAAAACAACTGACTAGAATTTTAAATACAGAATGTGATCACTTGATTGTGACACCTAAACCAGACCACAATTTAAAAAGCTTTTGCCCATCAGTCACCAGTGTTGTCAGATGTACTTGTCCTTTGGGTATTGAAGTACATTACTCTGTGAGAGAATATAAAATTGATTATAGGGATATGACCAGAGGTTTTTAGGCTGAAAGAAACtgcaataaaatagataaaatatatgtACAGTCAATGCATGCGGTCTTACTTCCAAACAATTGATTGGGATCCATATAGGTATGTGTGTTGCTTGATTATCCATGGAGCCTTTCagatcactctgtgtgtgtgtgtgtgtgtgtgtgtgtgtgtgtgtgtgtgtgtgtgtgtgtgtgtgtgtgtgtgtgtgtgtgtgtgtcatatgttGTGCATGCTAATAGAGAGGCCTGCTCCTCCCGCTCAGATCAACAGAGTGGAATTCATGTTTTCTTTGAAGTACCAAGTGTGAATGTAACTAGAACAACAAAGGAAATATTTatcctgtcagataaacaaaatatttcacacattgTCAGCTGTGTAACTCTTGCCAAAAATATGGAAGGAGttgaaaacaactttttttttcttttcacaaaaaaagtgGTACTGAACAGATTAAAACAAAGGactatacaaaaacaaacattaaatcaATGATAGATCTGTGCAAGATAATATGCAttcaaattacaaaaacattttctgtTTGGTCTGGAAACATGAATTTACTAAGCATTATTATaacaatacttttattttaaaacaaaacaattgaaaACACCATTCTGTCTTAAAAAGTCTGACCTTTCACACCTAATTCACAGCATAATCTAATAGCCCATAAGCTCCTCCTTTGCTACTGACCTGATTTTGGCAAAATCGTTGCATCtgataaaaaggtaaaaataaacctATAAGGtacaaatttatttttgtaatttctgtGAGCACCGTAAAAAACAACATCAACATAAAAACTAAATAGGTCTTTCAATGCAAGACTGTTCACATGTTTTCTCCTTTATTGTGTCCTTATTAAATTATCATAGTTGTATTAGAGCTTTGGTTTCAATATATGTATCGTCTCATcttatatttgtttgtgtgtgtcgtATACACAACTCCCAACTCATTGTCTTTAATAAGTCAGTACATTTCAGTAATGAATAGGgaaatgtgatgtgtgtgtgtgtgtgtgctgtgcagaTTTTAACTAAAAACAGGAGGCGAATCTGTCACGCGCGTTCTCTGTCCATGGTCCTGAACACGCGCCAGTCTTGTCTACGAGCCAAATTTTAGGCTGGTTGTTAATCTTGTGCTAATTGAGAAAATAAACGAAAGCATTCCTGTCtatacaactgaaaatttcacattTTCCCACACACTTTACTGTCCCACACGCACCACAGAACACTCCAGAGACAGGTGAACACAAAGGTGTCTGCACTTACCTGGATCGTTTGACGATTATACACTTTCACTACGTGGAAATTAAAACTATATATCCCTTTGCGCGGGGCGAAGAAATTGCTCCTTTCCTCATCGAAACTTCTACCAACGTTCACAAGTACCTAAAGAGGATGCAGACATCAGACAGCAAGTCAAATAACAGGCTACAGTTCGTGATGTCTCTTAAAAACGTATTGGCTCTAACTTGAAGTTTTACAATGGGAACTTGCTGGTATAGAGCAGCAAACCGTTTAAAGCATTTCGTGATTCATTATATATAAAAGAGGAGATGGAGGAGAGTTTTATGACACGACAAAGAAGTTCAAGGCTATTAGATATAATAGAAAGCCATTAGCCTGTAATTGACATTTAAGGAAGTGAAAGGGAATATGACGCCTCCCCAGACTACACATATTAGTTAAATGTTTGATTGCTGTGATATTTCTTAGATTTTGTGATCTAGTTTGTATTTGCAACGGTGACATAAAAATCCTCCCGCAATTCAACGGCGAACGGGTAAAAAGTAATGAAACAAAAGAAGTGCCCATTCCCACAGTGAAAATTTACCTGATCAAAGTAGATCACCATTGTTCGATTGCTCATCTCCGACGGCTCGTGGTTCGTGTTCCTCACCACGGAAAAAGCCACTTTGGCGCTTCCCGAGCGCACCGATATCCCAAGAGCCGTCCCAGTGGgatcagaagtgggatttgagtCGCACACGACCAAGCATTTCCCCTCCAGTACGATGGGTTCGGTCTCGTTCTGTGCGTATACATGACACAAGAACCACACTGCGCCTAGCACCAACGTCAGCATCATGCCAACTTCACTCCGCACCTAACAGCAGTCTTCTCCCACAGACAACAGCGCGCTCAAATCCCAAACCTGTCCTCAATGTAAAACGAAGTCCTTCCAAACAGTTCAAGTTAAAACTACAAGAGTTTTCCCTCTCGTTCCCGTCTCAGTCCGTAAATGGAAGAGCCGACTTTAAGCGGAACAAGGCCCTTACAGAGCTCGCGCGCAGTAGAATACATAGCGCGTGGGGTCCGTCTACTCGCGCGCTCAATTATTGATATGTGAGATATTAGAAGTGAAACACAAAGGCTCGCGAGCGCAATCCTCCCGCCCTCCCCTCCGGGCCCCCAATCAGCGAAGGAGACGGGCTTTACTTTTCCAATCCTTTTCCAAGCCAGTGCACGGACCGCCTCTTCTCGTGACAGCGCCGGTGGGGTCCCACCCCTCAAAAGAAGTTTCTTACAGGTGGACTCTTCTCAGCAGACAGAAGGGGATGACTACCAGATCTTCGGGAAATGGGGGCGCGTTATTTTGTCATCTTTCTACCGGACACAAGGACGCAGTTTGTTCTTCCGTGCCCTGTTAAACTATTACTCAAGATAAATGGATTGTGAGCGAGCGGAAGCACAGCGGAGGTTGTCTTCAAGAACGCCGGATGGAAGAAGTTCACGAAGTTGTTTTTGCTCACTATCGGACTCCTATTGCTCAGATAAGGACACTTCACGAAATCAGTGATGATTAGACATTCTTCTAGATGGACAAGCCAACTTTAAGCAGGGAGGACTATtgtgaaacaaaatatttttaacaggaataaaaatgctacagtagaCAGGTGTTAATTGGTTAccttataaaatgtaaatgaaagagTATATATTAGATCTGATAGACTATAAGTGTAATTTCATTGTGGGGGTGGGGAGGGAGGTTGGACGTGAATGAACTACTATTTATTTTcatcaacatttttattaacattcaaCAAAAATAGCATGTACCTTTACAATCTGAAAACTATGTTTTGCTTCTAGAaatcttttaaaaaagtaaaaaacatatTCCTGAAAGAAAATAGTAAAGACGTTCCTGCAAGTTCTTTCACATTTTagtaacatatattttatttacttcataagggtgttacttttttattttaaacttagttgtttgttatttattctaaattgtattttataacaCTGTGCTGTCTAGGCCtgtatgtatttttggctatagttcgtaaataaaaaaaagccagtACAATCTGTTATATTCCACAAAGCAGAATTTAATAGTTCAAGTAGCCTACAGTAAGTTGGTATGTTACCATCAGTTAATGACATAGTTGTGAGTGTAAAATACACATGGAGAATGCCTCccataatatttaaaacattgattTTGCAGTGAAGTTCTGGCAACCATGGATGAGAACTTTATattgtgaatttaaaataattttaaagaaatgtaaaacacTATAGTTATATTGGAAGTtgttagtgatgggatttatggctctttgaggggatccggatcttcgcgatccgttcctttcaaaaatatttagtcagttttaagaagccagcttgggggcatctcagtttatcctggaaataatcactgggaggaatgatgaggtgagatttgtagccaaataattaaaactcagatatcacacaccaatatctgagttagaattattctgaaatattgattattacctcatttgtcatgtgtggactatatttcatagggttgcacaaatccctctgcttagacagtgacatcactattttggatttacctttagtacaaagagtgtgtgtgtgtgtgtgtgtgtgtgtgtgtgtaaagctacgttgacttatgttattcatacaatacctactcaaataaacatcaaaaacaaagccggctgcaatgaatttctgtgcaaaacagcttttactacaaacactttcacacaagaacattgttatcacacaagaacattttgatagaaaacaaaaaatatttaaagtagataaaattagaataaataaaatggaaatgtctacatactacatactattactattgtaaactttgcaaataggacatcagccccttcaagtcaatgaacaataacaaagtgggctgcaatgaacatgcacaactaataactaatatcatcacgctataaagggttggcctgcgctgggtgcgcccctccccctataactgttctgtctcgcggaggagctcatttgtgtgcatctgtgtgaaatacgcataggaaaaaagaacgacagaaagaacggctcccctccagccgcgactcggctcccatcgttcatgtttatgagccgttcaaaagaatcggttcgttcgcgaacgtcacaactatAGAAGTTGTTAATTCaatcaatataaaaatgtttcagCTGAATGTAATATTCTCACATAATAGAACTCCTCCAATCTTTTACACATTTTCctcattaaaaaaatgataatgaaTACATGCTTAGGATATTTACGCCACAAAATTTAGGGAGCATATGCTGTTGCTCAAAAATTTTCACCCAGAGTTTGAACATGTTGATGGGATGGGGCGTCTGAGGCCCGTGCGACTCATTTTTCTGATAGCAATCATTCTGCACCAGCGCAGTTCCAACATGACATTTAATAAATGAGATCACTGAGCAGGTTTTAGCAAGAAAAGGGACATTGTGAGCTAAACAAGAACAGAGGACGAACTTGACATTTGaaagaaacagcaacaacaaagcaTGTATGAGAATACGTGAGTTGAGCTGAAGACTTCATTAAATTAGATGCCATCCTATGAAGGGAAACTGTTCTTTGGTTGTCAGACCTGAAGCTGGTTAATTGatgatttaattaataaaataaaataaaatgaaaattaataaaaacaaagataTTTTTGTGTGCACGCCATTGTATGGACACCTGCTGTTATAGTGAAAGCAAAGAGAATAAACAGTATTTCACCGTTGTATCTCAACAGGAGTGGACAGCATGCTGGTCTGGAGTCAGCAAGTCACCTATTCACCTATTCTCAAAAGAAATGTTCTACAGAAGAGATGATGAGCTGTAGGCACAGCTTTAGTGAGGACAGCAACACACGAGACTGCAGTGGtgcataattctttttttttattattactaaaatTGAAGAGTTTAATTTCTGCCATAAATGCCCAAAAAGTAAAAATCAACACGATGAACGTTAAAAAATGCAGTTATACATTCAATTCAGTACACCTCTAATGACTTTGAATTTATACCAAACCAAAACTCTAAAACCTCATAAAATTGTGTCAAAATGACAGAGATTAGTTGGATGAAAAGGATGAAGGCAAAGatttttatatagtatatatattctTGGATTCTGTTCaaaatctcaatttttttttttttttttttttttttttatgtttttgtttctgcTTTTGTGTAAATTGTTCcttctcattttttatttttgagtttgaTAATAATTACAAATGAAACATTCTCTTAAGAATCTTTATGTGGCATTATAtctatttaaacaaacaaaaacacattttggaaACCATATGTAACTTAAATAATCATTGTAAGGCTAGGAGCACATTCGTAAACTTAATGCACGTCATTTAGAGATCATGTACTGTAGGATGGATGgcagatggacggacagacagacagacagacatgacAGTCACCTGATGCTGTAGATGAACAATAAAAGCCAGGTTAGTGGAGCATCAGGACAGATGTTGTCTTGTGACAGATTCCCTGTGAGGAATGTCCGGTCACACTCCGCATCCCGCAGGTCTCGTTGCATCATTCAGTTGCCCCTCAGCCCCGCATCATGAAGTGTGAATGgtgtaaataaagaaatacagagagagagggagagaggtgtGTCAGTGACATGTTAAGCGTaactgtgtgtgtgctggtgccAGCTGGCTCGAAATGCCTGGCTGCTAGTGTGGGAAAACACCTCTAGAACATAATAACAAAATGCATGTCTAAATgatgagaaaaagaaaatcaaagtaAGTATATATCCCTCCCAGCAGAGTAAGACTACCCGGTACACAGTCATTAAAGAACAATTAGCATGCAAACACCTCAAAAGAAGGAGTTAACAACCAAAGTAATTAGCACACTAAAATATTTATCACCTTGCAAATGACATGTTTTCCCTGAGAGCCTCCATAACTCCAAGCATTCTTtagttattgtttgtttatgGAGAACTAAAAAGCAAGCTTTTCACAGAGGTGCCTTGGCTTCGCAGTTCTGTAACTAAATACAGATTCAGTTGAATGCAAATAATCCTCCGAGCTTAACTGATTTCAATTCCAAACAGGATTGGGAGGCATAACCAATATTGCTCCAAGCTTGTTTCCCTCTCTGAAATGAAAGATTGATACTAATCATATTTAAACTTGAGGTTGGCACACTGTATATTTAATGAACCTTGTTCTCTTTTCATTTTACTCATTTTGAGGTGGAAGTGATGATTAACTTGATTAGGAGAGGACTGCAA is a window from the Carassius carassius chromosome 13, fCarCar2.1, whole genome shotgun sequence genome containing:
- the LOC132156180 gene encoding cerebellin-1-like; this translates as MMLTLVLGAVWFLCHVYAQNETEPIVLEGKCLVVCDSNPTSDPTGTALGISVRSGSAKVAFSVVRNTNHEPSEMSNRTMVIYFDQVLVNVGRSFDEERSNFFAPRKGIYSFNFHVVKVYNRQTIQVSLMHNGWPVISAFAGDQDVTREAASNGVLIQMEKGDRAYLKLERGNLMGGWKYSTFSGFLVFPL